The following coding sequences lie in one Treponema sp. OMZ 790 genomic window:
- a CDS encoding adenylate/guanylate cyclase domain-containing protein, whose translation MNLNLKYNQNQEAADKIAASLSALQEEKLFHIDVYGLAEELNLNKETILNIFIQGVYDGFFTIDWIYHCPTCGGVAHETLSIHEAVSENYCPACQKNFNNTLDDNIEVFFSIHPNIIPLKPSLKETYLAKIENDVNTGNYLTWKKTNSIKGIDLIQNNLYRELMGSDVLIAEQSLQIMKTAILFTDIKGSTFMYSELGDAKAFALVREHFRILFDVIKKFNGVPVKTIGDAIMGVFMNSKNAVDASIEIQKELHGHYKNNPEIERIEVKIGIHAGPALVVTLNNRLDYFGTSVNMAARIQNAARPNEVVISEELFNDKGIQKSIAEITDKVQRQRITFKGMKEESTVYHIRVE comes from the coding sequence ATGAATTTAAATTTAAAGTACAATCAAAATCAAGAAGCGGCAGATAAAATTGCGGCTTCCTTATCGGCACTGCAAGAAGAAAAATTATTTCATATTGATGTGTACGGCCTTGCAGAAGAATTAAACTTAAACAAAGAAACCATCTTAAATATTTTTATTCAGGGTGTGTATGACGGTTTTTTTACCATCGATTGGATCTATCATTGCCCGACCTGCGGAGGCGTTGCCCATGAAACCCTTTCGATACATGAAGCTGTTTCAGAAAACTACTGTCCTGCTTGTCAAAAAAACTTTAACAATACCTTGGACGACAATATTGAAGTTTTCTTCTCCATTCATCCGAATATAATACCCTTGAAGCCTTCATTAAAGGAAACCTATCTTGCAAAAATAGAAAACGATGTAAATACCGGGAATTACCTCACATGGAAAAAAACTAATTCCATAAAAGGAATCGATTTAATTCAAAACAATCTTTACAGAGAACTCATGGGTTCCGATGTTTTGATAGCCGAACAATCTCTTCAAATAATGAAAACGGCAATACTATTTACCGATATCAAAGGCTCAACTTTTATGTATTCGGAATTAGGAGATGCAAAAGCTTTTGCCCTTGTCAGAGAACATTTTAGAATTCTCTTTGATGTAATAAAAAAATTCAATGGTGTTCCTGTAAAAACAATAGGCGATGCGATTATGGGTGTGTTTATGAACTCTAAAAATGCAGTTGATGCCAGCATTGAAATACAAAAAGAATTGCACGGCCATTATAAGAACAATCCTGAAATTGAAAGAATTGAAGTAAAAATAGGCATCCATGCAGGCCCCGCTCTTGTCGTTACCTTAAACAATCGATTAGATTATTTCGGCACAAGCGTCAATATGGCTGCCCGCATCCAAAATGCAGCCAGACCCAATGAGGTAGTAATTTCGGAAGAGCTTTTTAACGACAAGGGAATACAAAAATCCATAGCCGAAATTACGGATAAGGTTCAACGCCAGCGCATAACCTTTAAAGGAATGAAAGAAGAGTCTACGGTTTATCACATAAGGGTCGAATAA